Proteins found in one Hypericibacter terrae genomic segment:
- a CDS encoding branched-chain amino acid aminotransferase, translating into MGNQPNSWTYFEGRWQQGNTMILGARSHATWLGSLVFDGARYFEGVAPDLDLHCRRVCDSAEVFGLIPTLRPEEIAEIARDGFRHFSKDAALYVRPMYWAEEGGFMSVPPLGESTTFALCLEEIPMSPPKGFTMTTTRFRRPTLDTMPVNAKAACLYANNARMLREAKAKGFDNAICCDANGNAAELATSNIFLARKGEVFTPIPNGTFLNGVTRQRVIQLLRKAGTKVHETVLGIDEFRTADEVFSTGNMSKVMPVMAFDDRKFEFGPIGQLARKLYWEWAHS; encoded by the coding sequence ATGGGCAATCAACCGAACAGCTGGACCTATTTCGAGGGTCGCTGGCAGCAGGGCAACACCATGATCCTGGGCGCCCGTTCGCACGCCACCTGGCTGGGTTCGCTGGTGTTCGACGGCGCGCGATATTTCGAGGGGGTGGCGCCCGATCTCGATCTCCATTGCCGCCGGGTTTGCGATTCTGCGGAAGTCTTCGGGCTGATCCCGACGCTCCGGCCGGAGGAGATCGCCGAGATCGCGCGGGACGGCTTCAGGCATTTCTCCAAGGACGCAGCGCTCTATGTCCGCCCGATGTATTGGGCGGAGGAGGGCGGCTTCATGTCGGTGCCGCCGCTGGGCGAATCCACCACCTTCGCGCTCTGCCTGGAAGAGATCCCGATGTCGCCGCCCAAGGGCTTCACCATGACGACGACGCGCTTCCGGCGCCCGACCCTCGACACCATGCCGGTCAATGCCAAGGCGGCCTGCCTCTATGCCAACAATGCCCGGATGCTCCGCGAGGCCAAGGCGAAGGGCTTCGACAACGCGATCTGCTGCGATGCCAACGGCAATGCCGCGGAGCTGGCGACGTCGAACATCTTCCTGGCGCGCAAAGGCGAGGTCTTCACGCCGATCCCGAACGGGACCTTCCTCAATGGCGTGACCCGCCAGCGCGTGATCCAACTGCTGCGCAAGGCCGGCACCAAGGTCCATGAGACCGTGCTCGGCATCGACGAGTTCCGCACCGCCGACGAGGTGTTCTCGACCGGCAACATGTCCAAGGTCATGCCGGTCATGGCTTTCGACGATCGGAAGTTCGAATTCGGGCCGATAGGCCAGCTTGCCCGCAAGCTCTATTGGGAATGGGCGCATAGCTAG
- a CDS encoding sugar ABC transporter substrate-binding protein, producing MRLKGMLTAVALTLLGTVAVNSAANAQEDPGPAAYQKALQGKRVVLVPMAMGFDLAQGWAAYLKREVEGWGGTFETRDPNWDTSAGAQAITDLISGSQKPDVLVVHSPDLNSYSKLLKKAQKDGIYVVLVDNPMNYPADAFVGSDWDRLGQLEAEAAVKGCGENSSKKIGLVQGDAANASSIYQYNGIMKVLEKHPDFKVVAKPFSNWDPTTSRNVTTTMLQQNPDICAIIDFWDGDATGASAAIHDAKLDGKVFLVTTGGGEMVDCKALEDGTFGAVVMTDLANQSRDMNAIIKFLLQSGQPAGTSKTYIYTLEKATTKADLKPSTCWDVKALQAGQY from the coding sequence ATGAGACTCAAGGGAATGCTGACTGCCGTCGCCCTGACGCTGCTGGGCACGGTGGCCGTCAATAGCGCGGCAAACGCCCAGGAAGATCCGGGCCCGGCCGCTTACCAGAAGGCCTTGCAGGGCAAGCGTGTCGTGCTGGTGCCGATGGCGATGGGCTTCGACCTGGCCCAGGGCTGGGCCGCCTATCTGAAGCGCGAAGTCGAGGGCTGGGGCGGGACCTTCGAGACCCGCGACCCGAACTGGGATACCAGCGCGGGCGCTCAGGCCATCACCGATCTGATCTCCGGCAGCCAGAAGCCGGACGTGCTCGTGGTCCATTCGCCCGACCTCAACTCCTATTCCAAGCTGCTGAAGAAGGCGCAGAAGGATGGGATCTATGTGGTGCTGGTCGATAACCCGATGAACTATCCGGCCGACGCCTTCGTCGGCAGCGACTGGGACCGGCTGGGCCAGCTCGAGGCCGAAGCGGCCGTCAAGGGCTGCGGCGAGAATTCCTCGAAGAAGATCGGGCTGGTGCAGGGTGACGCCGCCAACGCCTCTTCGATCTATCAGTATAACGGCATCATGAAGGTCCTGGAGAAGCACCCGGACTTCAAGGTGGTCGCGAAGCCGTTCTCGAACTGGGATCCGACCACGTCGCGCAACGTCACCACGACCATGCTGCAGCAGAATCCCGACATCTGCGCCATCATCGACTTTTGGGACGGCGACGCGACGGGCGCTTCGGCCGCGATCCATGACGCCAAGCTCGACGGCAAGGTGTTCCTGGTCACGACCGGCGGCGGCGAGATGGTCGATTGCAAGGCACTCGAGGACGGAACCTTCGGAGCCGTCGTCATGACCGATCTGGCCAACCAGTCGCGCGACATGAACGCGATCATCAAGTTCCTGCTGCAAAGCGGCCAGCCGGCGGGAACCTCCAAGACCTACATCTATACTTTGGAGAAGGCGACCACGAAGGCCGACCTGAAGCCGAGCACCTGCTGGGACGTCAAGGCCCTGCAGGCCGGGCAGTACTGA
- a CDS encoding ABC transporter permease, whose protein sequence is MTLRERALRLRYNYIPDHLIGEILTKRWTDNAIPFVALVVTIVAFGSTIPGFFLPSSLSDSTRQLGEFSIVVVGLTIVVLGGGIDLSVGSIFALANFAAVGCFFVWNQPVWVAFLAAMLTGLIFGCINGYLVGYMRLRAFLTTLVTLIIGRAGFDILVIDYNTQIQTSMASSDLWDFVGDGSIFGDWAPNGPSIAVAAAAVIAIIAHIAMTRSRPGWHILAVGGSRRSAYNSGIRVKRTVFLTYVISGLCCGLAGFLIACRLSGAGPGTGAGMEIAALTAVVVGGNSLGGGRGSIAKAVMGAIIVLVMTNGLIRLGFGTGFNQMVLGLLLGAAVTLDIRWLKNRDKVLSEVYVTPIHHQMGETQSALPGSGTPYALSDKLSKAEPIGLGELEGPEDVILDQQDNLYAGTRHGEIVRYLAPDYKRSEVFAHIGGFPLGLAIDRDGAIKTCVGAMGLYSIDKDRKVTQLSTETNRSWTSILDDARLRDPNDCDIAPDGRIYFTDSTTRYDAHDWALDSIEGRPTGRLLVYDPKDGSTKTLLSGLRYANGVCMAHDGQSLFMAESWACRVHRYWFDGPDKGKFECVIRDMPGYPDNINRASDGTYWMAWLGMRTPSYDLALRKPGMRKRMTRRLPQDEWLFPNINTGGVVKFDESGRIVEALGDLGGERHPMVTSMREHKGYLYIGGILNNRIGRYRIEGADPNWTSWSSYWGGKG, encoded by the coding sequence ATGACCTTGCGAGAGCGGGCACTGCGCCTGCGCTATAACTACATCCCCGATCACCTGATCGGCGAGATCCTGACCAAGCGCTGGACCGACAATGCGATTCCGTTCGTCGCGCTGGTCGTGACCATCGTCGCTTTCGGCAGCACCATTCCCGGGTTCTTCCTGCCATCCTCCTTGAGCGATTCCACCCGCCAGCTCGGCGAGTTTTCCATCGTCGTCGTCGGGCTCACGATCGTGGTCCTGGGCGGCGGGATCGATCTTTCCGTGGGCTCGATCTTCGCCCTCGCCAATTTCGCGGCGGTCGGCTGCTTCTTCGTCTGGAACCAGCCGGTCTGGGTGGCCTTCCTCGCCGCCATGCTGACCGGCCTGATCTTCGGCTGCATCAACGGCTATCTGGTCGGCTATATGCGGCTGCGCGCCTTTCTGACCACACTGGTCACATTGATCATCGGTCGCGCCGGATTCGACATCCTGGTGATCGACTACAACACCCAGATACAGACCTCGATGGCGTCCTCGGATCTCTGGGATTTCGTCGGCGACGGCTCCATCTTCGGCGATTGGGCGCCCAACGGCCCGTCGATCGCCGTGGCCGCGGCCGCCGTGATCGCGATCATCGCCCATATCGCCATGACCCGCTCGAGACCGGGCTGGCACATCCTTGCGGTCGGCGGCTCGCGGCGCTCGGCCTACAACTCCGGCATCCGCGTCAAGCGCACCGTGTTCCTGACCTATGTGATCTCCGGTCTCTGCTGCGGCCTGGCGGGCTTCCTGATCGCCTGCCGCCTGAGCGGCGCGGGGCCTGGGACTGGTGCCGGCATGGAGATCGCGGCCTTGACGGCCGTGGTGGTCGGCGGCAACAGCCTGGGTGGCGGGCGCGGGTCGATCGCCAAGGCGGTCATGGGCGCCATCATCGTGCTGGTGATGACCAACGGCCTCATCCGCCTGGGCTTCGGCACCGGCTTCAATCAGATGGTGCTGGGCCTGTTGCTGGGGGCCGCGGTCACCCTCGACATCCGCTGGCTCAAGAACCGCGACAAGGTCCTGAGCGAGGTCTATGTCACGCCGATCCATCACCAGATGGGCGAGACCCAGTCGGCGCTGCCCGGCTCGGGCACGCCCTATGCGCTCTCCGACAAGCTTTCCAAGGCGGAACCCATCGGGCTCGGCGAGCTCGAAGGGCCGGAGGACGTGATCCTCGACCAGCAGGACAATCTCTATGCGGGCACGCGCCATGGCGAGATCGTCCGCTATCTGGCGCCGGACTATAAGCGCTCGGAGGTTTTCGCCCATATCGGCGGGTTCCCGCTGGGCCTCGCCATCGACCGCGACGGCGCGATCAAGACCTGCGTCGGCGCCATGGGCCTCTATTCGATCGACAAGGACCGCAAGGTCACGCAGCTCTCGACCGAGACCAACCGTTCCTGGACCTCGATCCTCGACGATGCGCGGCTGCGCGATCCCAACGATTGCGACATCGCGCCCGACGGCCGTATCTATTTCACAGATTCGACCACGCGCTACGACGCGCATGACTGGGCGCTGGACAGCATCGAGGGGCGGCCCACCGGGCGGCTGCTGGTTTACGATCCGAAGGACGGCAGCACGAAGACCCTGCTCAGCGGCCTGCGCTACGCCAACGGCGTCTGCATGGCCCATGACGGGCAGTCGCTCTTCATGGCCGAATCTTGGGCCTGCCGCGTGCATCGCTACTGGTTCGACGGGCCCGACAAGGGCAAGTTCGAATGCGTGATCCGCGATATGCCGGGCTATCCCGACAACATCAATCGCGCCTCGGACGGGACCTATTGGATGGCCTGGCTCGGCATGCGCACGCCGAGCTATGACCTGGCCCTGCGCAAGCCCGGCATGCGCAAGCGCATGACCCGCCGCCTGCCGCAGGACGAGTGGCTGTTCCCCAACATCAACACCGGCGGCGTGGTGAAGTTCGACGAGAGCGGCCGCATCGTCGAGGCGCTGGGCGATCTCGGCGGCGAGCGCCATCCGATGGTGACCTCGATGCGGGAGCATAAGGGTTACCTCTATATCGGCGGCATCCTCAACAACCGCATCGGGCGCTACCGCATCGAAGGCGCCGATCCGAACTGGACGAGCTGGTCCTCCTACTGGGGAGGCAAGGGCTGA
- a CDS encoding SMP-30/gluconolactonase/LRE family protein: MFIDRLLDPFRGKAVTIPPMDGALKPNTALDDAAALLTVEAPDNLAVADGRLYFSSGSTLLTVPLTQPSSTPQMVAQFGCAVTALSATPDGGIAMGLDDGRILFKGGALDGRELKSVGPDRLVCPTALAMPHPGSILVTQGSAPHRPGDWVVDLMGKGASGSVWRIDLETGTETCLARGLAWPNGILVEPDHRMVISESWRHRLLRLSADGRGQAGPVLSKLPGYPARLAPSPGGGAWLALFAPRNRLIEFVLDENDYRTDMMRDIDREFWIAPSLSSSVSFLEPLQCGSVRTMGIRKPWAPSRSYGLVVRLDEALQPVESFHSRSNGNRHGVTSVVEAGGRVLVAAKGGHAILAIGATPGGGRAAL, from the coding sequence ATGTTCATCGACCGCCTGCTCGATCCGTTCCGCGGCAAGGCCGTTACCATCCCGCCGATGGATGGCGCCTTGAAGCCGAATACCGCCCTGGACGATGCCGCGGCGCTGCTGACGGTCGAGGCGCCGGATAATCTGGCGGTCGCCGACGGCCGGCTGTATTTCTCCAGCGGCTCCACTCTGCTCACGGTGCCGCTCACCCAACCCTCCTCGACCCCGCAGATGGTGGCGCAGTTCGGCTGTGCCGTGACGGCCCTGTCCGCGACACCGGACGGTGGCATCGCGATGGGGCTGGATGACGGGCGGATCCTGTTCAAGGGCGGCGCCCTCGACGGGCGCGAGCTCAAATCGGTCGGACCGGATCGCCTGGTCTGCCCGACGGCGCTCGCCATGCCGCATCCCGGCAGCATCCTGGTGACGCAGGGGTCGGCCCCGCACCGGCCCGGCGACTGGGTGGTCGACCTGATGGGCAAGGGCGCCAGCGGGTCGGTCTGGCGGATCGACCTCGAGACCGGCACGGAAACCTGTCTCGCCCGTGGGCTGGCCTGGCCCAATGGCATCCTGGTCGAGCCCGATCACCGGATGGTGATCTCGGAATCCTGGCGTCATCGCCTGCTGCGCCTCTCGGCCGATGGGCGCGGTCAGGCCGGGCCCGTTCTGTCGAAGCTTCCCGGTTATCCGGCGCGGCTGGCGCCGTCGCCGGGTGGCGGCGCATGGCTCGCCTTGTTCGCGCCGCGCAATCGCCTGATCGAGTTCGTCCTCGACGAGAACGACTACCGCACCGACATGATGCGCGACATCGACCGCGAATTCTGGATCGCGCCGTCGCTCTCTTCGAGCGTCAGCTTCCTCGAGCCGCTGCAATGCGGCAGCGTGCGGACCATGGGCATCCGCAAGCCCTGGGCGCCCAGCCGCTCCTACGGGCTTGTGGTCAGGCTCGATGAGGCGTTGCAGCCGGTCGAAAGCTTCCACAGCCGCTCCAACGGCAACCGCCACGGCGTCACCAGCGTCGTCGAGGCGGGGGGCCGCGTGCTGGTCGCCGCCAAGGGCGGCCATGCCATCCTCGCGATCGGCGCGACGCCGGGCGGGGGGAGGGCCGCGCTATGA
- a CDS encoding sugar ABC transporter ATP-binding protein: MTALFEMRKVTKAYRGIPAVKSVDFDLLEGEVHALVGENGAGKSTLTKMMAGVVEPTEGTMLYRGAPITFTTPAEALKQGIAMVFQETSLVPSMTVAQNLYLGDEKFLNRLRGIAIAAQQFLQSLNFTVDPAATVATLGAAKRQMVEIARAVRLNARIIIFDEPTASLTPEEKRHFFALIRRLKARGVSIVFISHALEEALLISDRITVMRDGERVVTDATSSFDREKIVRAMVGRTMSDELYRRRVERKGARAPGAKVLSVQDISMGAIVRNTSFSIYGGQITGVFGLIGSGRTETAKIIAGILKRDFLRGGEIELEGKPVRYNVPSPAVKDGIIYVTEDRKTEGFFETMSIAENFYSGLLAAGLNKVPIVSRTEMKELAAEWTKTLSIRAIDPEARVIELSGGNQQKVVIGKGLIQKPRLVIFDEPTRGVDVAAIAEIHHLINKLADDGLAVVVISSYLPEILNISDRILVCRQGRIVEEFTPAEATEERIMYAAVH; encoded by the coding sequence ATGACCGCGCTCTTCGAAATGCGCAAGGTGACCAAGGCCTATCGCGGTATCCCGGCGGTGAAGTCGGTCGATTTCGACCTGCTGGAAGGCGAGGTCCATGCGCTGGTCGGCGAGAACGGCGCCGGCAAGTCGACCCTGACCAAGATGATGGCGGGCGTGGTCGAGCCGACCGAGGGCACGATGCTCTATCGCGGCGCGCCGATCACCTTCACCACCCCGGCCGAGGCCCTGAAGCAGGGTATCGCGATGGTGTTCCAGGAGACGAGCCTGGTCCCTTCCATGACCGTGGCACAGAATCTCTATCTGGGCGACGAGAAGTTCCTGAACCGGCTGCGCGGCATCGCCATCGCGGCGCAGCAGTTCCTGCAGTCGCTCAATTTCACGGTCGATCCCGCGGCCACGGTCGCGACGCTGGGCGCCGCCAAGCGCCAGATGGTCGAGATCGCGCGCGCCGTGCGGCTCAATGCACGGATCATCATCTTCGACGAGCCGACCGCCTCCCTGACGCCCGAGGAGAAACGGCATTTCTTCGCCCTCATCCGCCGCCTCAAGGCGCGCGGCGTCTCGATCGTCTTCATCAGCCATGCGCTCGAGGAGGCGCTGCTGATCTCCGACCGGATCACGGTGATGCGGGACGGCGAGCGGGTCGTCACCGACGCAACCTCGAGCTTCGACCGCGAGAAGATCGTGCGTGCCATGGTCGGCCGCACCATGTCGGACGAGCTCTATCGCCGGCGGGTCGAGCGCAAGGGCGCGCGGGCACCGGGCGCCAAGGTGCTGAGCGTCCAGGACATCTCCATGGGCGCCATCGTCCGCAACACCTCCTTCTCGATCTATGGCGGGCAGATCACCGGCGTCTTCGGTCTGATCGGGTCGGGACGCACCGAGACGGCGAAGATCATCGCCGGCATCCTGAAGCGCGATTTCCTGCGCGGCGGAGAGATCGAGCTCGAGGGCAAGCCGGTCCGCTACAACGTGCCGAGCCCGGCGGTGAAGGACGGCATCATCTATGTGACCGAGGACCGCAAGACCGAGGGCTTCTTCGAGACCATGTCGATCGCCGAGAATTTCTATTCGGGCCTGCTGGCGGCGGGACTGAACAAGGTCCCGATCGTCAGCCGGACCGAGATGAAGGAACTGGCCGCGGAATGGACCAAGACGCTGTCGATCCGTGCGATCGACCCCGAGGCGCGGGTGATCGAGCTCTCGGGCGGCAATCAGCAGAAGGTCGTGATCGGCAAGGGCCTGATTCAGAAGCCGCGCCTCGTGATCTTCGACGAGCCGACGCGCGGCGTCGACGTGGCGGCGATCGCCGAAATCCATCATTTGATAAACAAGCTCGCCGACGACGGGCTGGCGGTGGTGGTGATCTCGTCCTATCTTCCCGAGATCTTGAATATCTCGGATCGCATCCTCGTCTGTCGCCAGGGCCGCATCGTGGAGGAGTTCACGCCGGCCGAGGCCACCGAGGAGCGGATCATGTATGCCGCGGTCCACTGA
- a CDS encoding ABC transporter permease has protein sequence MNFLKNLSQERIVFALALAIFIACSITLGGFLQADNLIAIVRSVSVLGILAVGMGIVIIGRGIDLSAVAIMAMSVAWYLQMLQNGVSGGEALALTLAGVVAIGLINGFMVAYADVPAIFATLASGAFVYGFCRSQLIAQDATPVPAGNWINELGQIPSRIDQFAQIHLGEIPVEVFIFSGAAFLAFLFLRFTKWGRYVYLMGDNFLAARNMGIPVRPMTVLRYVISALIAFSAGILTASSLHSINVRVVNSTLLYDVILVVVIGGIGLSGGKGGMRNVVVGALLIGILQNAMTILDFSNVYQNLIKSTILLIAIIVDSLLNPRDEQTAQQGDI, from the coding sequence GTGAATTTCCTCAAGAACCTGTCTCAGGAGCGGATCGTCTTTGCGCTGGCGCTGGCGATCTTCATCGCCTGCTCGATCACGCTCGGGGGCTTTCTCCAGGCCGACAATCTGATCGCCATCGTGCGTAGCGTCAGCGTGCTGGGCATCCTCGCGGTCGGCATGGGAATCGTGATCATCGGGCGCGGCATCGACCTCTCGGCGGTCGCTATCATGGCGATGTCGGTCGCCTGGTACCTGCAGATGCTGCAGAACGGCGTTTCCGGCGGCGAAGCCCTGGCCCTGACCCTCGCCGGCGTCGTCGCCATCGGCCTCATCAACGGTTTCATGGTGGCCTACGCCGATGTGCCGGCGATCTTCGCGACCCTGGCCAGCGGCGCCTTCGTCTACGGTTTCTGCCGCTCGCAACTGATCGCGCAGGACGCGACCCCGGTGCCGGCGGGCAACTGGATCAACGAGCTCGGCCAGATTCCGAGCCGGATCGACCAGTTCGCGCAGATCCATCTGGGGGAGATCCCGGTCGAGGTGTTCATCTTCTCGGGGGCCGCCTTCCTGGCGTTCCTGTTCCTGCGCTTCACCAAGTGGGGCCGCTACGTCTATCTGATGGGCGACAATTTCCTGGCGGCGCGCAATATGGGCATCCCGGTCCGGCCGATGACCGTGTTGCGCTATGTGATCTCCGCCCTGATCGCGTTCTCGGCGGGCATCCTCACGGCCTCCAGCCTGCACAGCATCAATGTCCGCGTGGTAAATTCGACCCTGCTCTATGACGTGATCCTGGTCGTGGTAATCGGCGGCATCGGGCTTTCCGGCGGCAAGGGCGGCATGCGCAACGTCGTCGTCGGCGCCCTGCTGATCGGGATCCTGCAGAACGCCATGACCATCCTGGATTTCTCGAACGTCTATCAGAACCTCATCAAATCGACGATCCTGCTGATCGCCATCATCGTGGACAGCCTGCTGAATCCACGCGACGAGCAAACGGCGCAGCAAGGCGACATCTGA
- a CDS encoding tartrate dehydrogenase — MKSKHRIAVIPGDGIGKEVVPEGIRVLDAAGRRFGIEFQWDHFDWSCETYRKTGRMMPEDGLRQIAKHDAIFLGAVGFPGVPDHVSLWGLLIPIRRTFQQYVNLRPVKLLEGVRSPLADVKPGDVDFWIVRENNEGEYSEIGGRLFAGTDREMAMQESVFTRHGVDRILRYAFDLARTRPAKHVTSATKSNGIIHTMPFWDERFAAMAKSYPEIRADQYHVDILTAHFVRNPQRFDVVVGSNLFGDILSDLGPAVAGTIGIAPSANLNPEREHPSMFEPVHGSAPDIAGKGIANPIGQIWSGAMMLEHLGHPEAAAAVERAFASVLAASNNLTPDMGGKASTREMGEAVARAVERA, encoded by the coding sequence ATGAAAAGCAAGCATCGCATCGCCGTCATTCCGGGCGACGGCATCGGCAAGGAGGTCGTGCCGGAAGGGATCCGCGTGCTCGACGCAGCGGGTCGTCGTTTCGGGATCGAGTTCCAGTGGGACCATTTTGACTGGTCTTGCGAGACCTATCGCAAGACCGGCCGGATGATGCCGGAGGACGGGCTCCGGCAGATCGCGAAGCATGACGCGATCTTCCTGGGCGCCGTCGGCTTCCCCGGCGTGCCCGACCATGTCTCGCTCTGGGGCCTGCTGATCCCCATCCGCCGCACCTTCCAGCAATATGTGAATCTGCGCCCGGTGAAACTGCTCGAGGGCGTGCGCTCGCCGCTGGCCGATGTGAAGCCGGGCGACGTCGATTTCTGGATCGTACGCGAGAACAACGAGGGCGAATATTCGGAGATCGGCGGCCGGCTCTTCGCCGGCACCGACCGCGAGATGGCGATGCAGGAAAGCGTCTTCACCCGCCATGGCGTGGACCGGATCCTGCGCTACGCCTTCGATCTGGCCCGGACCCGCCCGGCCAAGCATGTGACCTCCGCCACCAAGTCGAACGGCATCATCCATACGATGCCCTTCTGGGACGAGCGCTTCGCGGCGATGGCCAAGAGCTACCCGGAGATCCGTGCCGACCAGTACCATGTCGATATCCTGACGGCGCATTTCGTCCGCAATCCGCAGCGCTTCGACGTGGTGGTGGGGAGCAATCTCTTCGGCGATATTCTCTCCGACCTGGGGCCGGCGGTGGCGGGCACGATCGGCATCGCCCCCTCGGCCAACCTCAATCCGGAACGCGAGCATCCCTCGATGTTCGAGCCGGTTCACGGCTCGGCGCCTGACATCGCGGGCAAGGGCATCGCCAATCCGATCGGCCAGATCTGGTCCGGCGCCATGATGCTGGAGCATCTGGGGCATCCCGAGGCTGCGGCAGCGGTCGAGCGCGCCTTCGCCTCCGTGCTGGCCGCGAGCAACAACCTCACGCCCGACATGGGCGGCAAGGCCTCGACGCGGGAGATGGGGGAGGCGGTGGCTCGGGCGGTGGAGAGGGCCTGA
- a CDS encoding aspartate aminotransferase family protein has protein sequence MDTIPNSPAARDIAYFFHPVTNARRHEQVGPRIIERGKGIYVYDDQGREYIEALAGLWSVAIGFGEPRLAKAAAAQMEKLPYYHSFSHKSHMPGIELSERLVKMAPVKMSKVFYTNSGSEANDTAVKLVWYYNNAIGRPNKKKIISRIKAYHGITIGAGSLTGLPLNHRDFDLPIANILHTCCPHYYRFGRDGESEEDFATRMAQDLEDLILREGPDTVAAFIGEPLMGAGGVIVPPKTYWEKIQKVCRKYDLLIIADEVINGFGRTGKTFACETFGIKPDMMVLSKAITSSYQPLAAVLFTDQIYQAVADNTNKIGAFGHGFTASAHPVVLAVAMENLNIIEERKLIQNAAAMAPVLQDGLRKLSAHPLVGEVRGLGLIAAVELVADKATKRPFDPIGKVGNWVFERAHDHGLIVRAIGDSIAFCPPLIIDAAQIGEMISRFRKTLDDAQAWIRQQG, from the coding sequence ATGGACACCATCCCGAATTCACCCGCCGCCCGCGACATCGCCTACTTCTTTCACCCAGTGACGAATGCGCGCCGGCATGAGCAGGTCGGCCCGCGCATCATCGAGCGCGGCAAGGGCATCTATGTCTATGACGACCAGGGACGGGAATATATCGAGGCGCTGGCCGGGCTCTGGAGCGTGGCGATCGGGTTCGGCGAGCCGCGGCTGGCGAAGGCGGCGGCGGCGCAGATGGAGAAGCTGCCCTACTACCATTCCTTCAGCCACAAATCGCATATGCCGGGCATCGAGCTCTCGGAGCGCCTCGTCAAGATGGCGCCCGTCAAGATGTCCAAGGTCTTCTATACGAACTCCGGCTCCGAGGCGAACGACACGGCCGTCAAGCTGGTCTGGTACTACAACAACGCCATCGGCCGCCCGAACAAGAAGAAGATCATCTCGCGGATCAAGGCCTATCACGGCATCACGATCGGGGCCGGCAGCCTGACGGGCCTGCCGCTCAATCACCGCGATTTCGACCTGCCGATCGCCAACATCCTCCATACCTGCTGCCCGCATTATTACCGCTTCGGGCGCGACGGCGAGAGCGAGGAGGATTTCGCGACCCGCATGGCGCAGGATCTCGAGGATCTGATCCTGCGCGAGGGGCCGGACACGGTGGCGGCCTTCATCGGCGAGCCGCTGATGGGAGCGGGCGGCGTCATCGTGCCGCCCAAGACCTATTGGGAGAAGATCCAAAAGGTCTGCCGCAAATACGACCTGCTGATCATCGCCGACGAGGTCATCAACGGCTTCGGGCGTACCGGAAAGACCTTCGCCTGCGAAACCTTCGGCATCAAGCCGGACATGATGGTGCTGTCGAAGGCAATCACCTCGTCCTATCAGCCGCTGGCGGCGGTCCTGTTCACCGATCAGATCTATCAGGCCGTCGCCGACAACACGAACAAGATCGGGGCCTTCGGCCATGGCTTCACCGCCAGCGCGCACCCGGTCGTGCTGGCGGTGGCGATGGAGAATCTCAACATCATCGAAGAGCGCAAGCTGATCCAGAACGCGGCGGCGATGGCGCCGGTGCTGCAGGACGGCTTGCGGAAGCTCAGCGCTCATCCGCTGGTGGGCGAGGTGCGCGGCCTGGGGCTCATTGCCGCCGTCGAGCTGGTGGCGGACAAGGCGACCAAAAGGCCGTTCGATCCGATCGGCAAGGTCGGCAACTGGGTCTTCGAGCGCGCCCACGATCACGGGCTCATCGTCCGTGCCATCGGCGACAGCATCGCCTTCTGCCCGCCGCTCATCATCGACGCCGCGCAGATCGGGGAAATGATCAGCCGCTTCCGCAAGACGCTCGACGACGCGCAAGCCTGGATCCGTCAGCAGGGATGA